The following are encoded together in the Lactuca sativa cultivar Salinas chromosome 1, Lsat_Salinas_v11, whole genome shotgun sequence genome:
- the LOC111885921 gene encoding mitogen-activated protein kinase homolog NTF4 gives MDPSNHPSDTEMSEAAAAPPPSQQPLTGIDNIPATLSHGGRFIQYNIFGNIFEVTAKYKPPIMPIGKGAYGIVCSALNSETNEHVAIKKIANAFDNKIDAKRTLREIKLLRHMDHENVVAIRDIIPPPERTSFNDVYIAYELMDTDLHQIIRSNQSLSEEHCQYFLYQILRGLKYIHSANVLHRDLKPSNLLLNANCDLKICDFGLARVTSETDFMTEYVVTRWYRAPELLLNSSDYTAAIDVWSVGCIFMELMDRKPLFPGRDHVHQLRLLMELIGTPSEAELGFLNENAKRYIRQLSHYQRQSFNEKFPQVHPAAIDLIEKMLTFDPRQRITVEDALAHPYLTSLHDISDEPVCLTPFNFDFEHHAPTEEQMKEMIYREALAFNPEYQQML, from the exons ATGGATCCATCAAATCACCCTTCCGACACCGAAATGTCCGAGGCGGCTGCGGCCCCTCCTCCGTCGCAGCAGCCCTTGACCGGAATCGACAACATCCCGGCGACCCTCAGCCATGGCGGTCGTTTCATCCAGTATAACATCTTTGGCAACATCTTCGAAGTTACTGCCAAGTATAAACCCCCAATCATGCCCATCGGCAAAGGCGCTTACGGCATAGTCTg TTCGGCTTTAAATTCGGAGACGAATGAGCATGTTGCGATTAAGAAGATTGCCAACGCCTTCGATAATAAGATCGATGCGAAGAGGACACTGCGAGAAATCAAGCTTCTCCGTCATATGGATCATGAAAAC GTTGTTGCAATTAGAGATATAATCCCACCTCCAGAAAGAACATCCTTCAATGATGTCTACATTGCTTATGAGCTCATGGACACTGATCTCCACCAAATAATCCGTTCTAACCAATCTTTATCAGAGGAACATTGCCag TATTTTCTGTATCAAATCCTTCGTGGGTTAAAGTACATACACTCTGCAAATGTGTTACACAGGGATTTAAAGCCAAGCAATCTTTTATTGAATGCAAATTGTGATTTAAAAATATGTGATTTTGGATTAGCACGTGTCACATCTGAAACCGATTTCATGACAGAATATGTTGTGACAAGATGGTATAGAGCTCCTGAGCTTTTGTTGAATTCATCTGATTATACTGCTGCCATTGATGTGTGGTCTGTTGGCTGCATATTCATGGAACTCATGGATAGGAAGCCATTGTTTCCTGGTAGAGATCATGTTCATCAGCTTCGGTTGCTAATGGAG CTTATTGGAACACCATCAGAAGctgaattagggtttctgaatgAAAATGCAAAAAGATACATTCGACAATTGTCTCATTATCAAAGACAATCATTCAATGAAAAGTTTCCTCAAGTTCATCCTGCAGCCATTGACCTTATTGAAAAGATGTTGACTTTTGATCCTAGACAAAGAATTACAG TTGAAGATGCATTGGCGCATCCTTATCTGACATCACTGCATGACATCAGCGATGAGCCAGTGTGCTTGACGCCTTTCAACTTTGACTTTGAGCATCATGCACCCACCGAGGAACAAATGAAGGAGATGATTTACAGGGAAGCTCTTGCCTTTAATCCAGAATACCAACAGATGCTGTGA